The sequence CCCTTTTCCATGGCGATCGGATTGATCAGATGCACATGGAAAGTCGTGTTGTCACCAGGCATGATCATTTCTATGCCTTCATCCAGAGTCACCACACCGGTGATGTCTGTCGTACGGAAATAGAACTGAGGACGATAGCCGGAGAAGAAAGGTGTATGACGACCGCCTTCTTCCTTGCTCAGGACGTACACTTCCGCAGAGAACTTCGTGTGCGGGGTGATGCTGCCCGGCTTGGCAAGTACCTGGCCGCGCTCAACATCGTCACGCTTCACGCCGCGAAGCAGGGCGCCGATGTTGTCGCCGGCCTGACCTTCGTCAAGAAGCTTGCGGAACATTTCAACGCCGGTGCAGGTCGTCTTGCGGGTATCGGTGATACCGACGATCTCGACTTCCTCGCCAACGCGCACGATGCCGCGCTCGACACGACCGGTGACGACAGTGCCGCGACCGGAAATGGAGAACACGTCTTCGATAGGCATCAGGAAGGGCTTATCGGTCTCGCGAATCGGAGCGGGAATGTAAGAGTCGCAAGCGTCCAACAGCTCAAGAATGCACTTGGCGTCTTCGCTGTCGGCAGTGTCGCTTTCCAGCGCCTTCAAGGCGGAACCGCGGATGACCGGAACGTCGTCGCCGGGGAACTCGTACTTGGACAGCAGTTCGCGCACTTCCATGTCTACCAGTTCGATCAATTCTTCATCGTCAACAAGGTCGACCTTGTTCAGGAACACCACGACATAAGGAACGCCAACCTGACGGGCGAGCAGGATGTGCTCACGAGTCTGGGGCATGGGACCGTCGGTGGCCGCAACAACGATGATCGCGCCGTCCATCTGGGCCGCGCCGGTGATCATGTTCTTGATGTAGTCGGCGTGACCGGGGCAATCCACGTGGGCATAGTGACGATTGGCGGTCTCGTACTCGACGTGCGCGGTTGCAATGGTGATACCGCGTTCCTTCTCTTCAGGAGCCTTGTCGATCTCATCGAACGCTACAAAGGATCCGCCGCCCTTGAGGCTCGCAATCTTCGTGATTGCGGCGGTCAACGTCGTCTTGCCGTGGTCGATATGACCAATCGTACCGATATTGACGTGCGGCTTTTTTCTTTCAAATTTTTGCTTGGCCATACATTACCCCCTAATAAAATTACGAATTACTATATATGTATAAGTGAGTGCTTCTTGAGACAAGGTGAGGAGAAATGGAGGCGCAAGACTGGTGAGACGAGGAAATGGAGCGGGAAACGGGACTCGAACCCGCAACCCTCAGCTTGGAAGGCTGATGCTCTAGCCATTGAGCTACTCCCGCATTTCATCTCAGTAGTCAGGCGACAGCATGATCTCTGTCTCCTACTGGTTTTCACGGCTTCTACTTGGTGGAGGGGGGAGGATTTGAACCTCCGAAGGCGTACGCCGACAGATTTACAGTCTGTTCCCTTTGGCCACTCGGGAACCCCTCCATCACCTGGAGCTGGCGATGGGACTTGAACCCGCAACCTGCTGATTACAAGTCAGCTGCTCTACCAGTTGAGCTACGCCAGCCCGTGAGAACGAAGTCATTATGAGCATTCAATCTCAAAGGCAAGCATTATTTTCGAGAAATTAAAAAAAGCGCCTTGCGGCGCTTTTGGCTCAAGCCCAGGCAGGCACCCCGGCAGGCAAAAGCACGGGGTCGGGACAGCTGGAGACGCTCGCAGGCTCTTCAAGAGCGACAAAGTCCAGATATTCCGACTGGTTATCAAAAATATAACGCATGAATTTATTATTGAAGTCATGCCCGGAGCAGGAGACTTCAAAATGGCCCCACAAGCGATGACTGCCGACAGCGATGTCGCCCATGAAATCCAAAATTTTGTGACGCACCATTTCGTCCGCAAAACGCAACCCCTCGGGGTTGACCACACCGTAGTCATCGAAAACAACCGCATTTTCAAGCGACCCGCCAAGGGCCAGGCCATTTTTCTGCAACCACTCAACATCCTTCATGAAACCAAATGTTCTGGCGCGGGCGATGCGGTGGGAGAATGTCAGCGGAGTCGACTCGAAACAAAAATTCTGCGTACCGATCTGCGGATGGGGGAAACTTATGCGGTAGTCGATCTTCAAGCCGTTATATGGCTTGGCCACGACACGCTTTCCCTCCTGCTCGAAGACAAGGGACCGCTTGATCCTGGCGATCTCGCGCGGACGATCGAGCACCCGGATTCCGGCGGAATTGATCAGATACACGTATACGGAAGCGCTCCCGTCAAGAATGGGGATTTCTTCTCCATCAACTTCGACCAGAACATTGTCTATTTCCAAACCGACCAAGGCGGCCAGGAGGTGCTCCACCGTGGAAACCTTGGCCCTTTCGGTACCCAAAGTCGTAGCCAGTCCTGTGCCCACAACCCGTCCAGGTTCCGGCACCACGACCTGACGGCCACTTTTGGTCAACAGCGAAAAAATAACTCCCGTATCGGCAGGCGCGGGCTTGAGCACCATCTCAACCTTCTGGCCGCTATGCAAACCGACACCGGAGCATCGAACTTCTTTTCGTAGTGTAGTCTGTTTCATGACCACCCATTATCAAACTTCATGCCAGAAGTGACTCAAACATACCTGCCTGTAATTACAGGTTTTAATATCTCGAACACTCCTTCGTCCCCAAAAAGTTTCCTTCAAACAACACGACAAGTGCTAAAAAACAACAATAGCTAGCCGATCAAGCCCTGCATAATCCTTCAAAATCCGCACATTCTGCGCAATCCCTGAAAACAGGTCGATCACGGCCAAACCCTGGCTATGATCAATTTCGCACAGCAGCAAGGCCCCAGGCTTCATGGCACCGCTGAGCGAGCGGGCCAGCGCACGGTAACAATCAAGGCCGTCGAGCCCGGAAAAGAGCGCGCTATGCGGTTCGTGACAGAGGACTTCCCTACTAAGCGTTTTCTTAGTTGTCAGCGGCACATAAGGCAGGTTTGCCAAAACAACGTCAAAAGAATCAATGCGCAAGGATTCAAGCAGGTCGCCCTGCAAGAACACAATCCGGTCCTGGACATCATGAAGCAGCGCATTTTTGCAGGCGACCTTGAGCGCTTCAAAGGAGATGTCCACCGCCGCGACACAAGAATAAGGGAAAAGATTGGCGCACGATACGGCCAGAGCACCGCTGCCGGTGCCGATATCCAGGACCTGCAAACGTGCATTCGTGTCTAGCGATTCCAGCAGATGGTCGAGGATAAGCTCAGTTTCGGGCCGGGGGATGAGCACTCCGGGGCCAACGCGAAAGGTAAAACCGTAAAATTCCTTTTCACCCACAAGGTAGGCCACGGGTTCGCCTTTCATCCGCCGCACGCCGAGCTCGTCCATCCGCAAACGGCAGGGCTCGTCCACAGGCGCGCCAACATCAAGGAGCATGTCGAGCCGCTCCATGCCGAGGATGTGTGCAAGCAGAACCTGCGCGGAAAGACGGGGAGAGTCGACACCGCTTTGCTGCAGCAATCGCTCCCAGTGCTCGAGTAGTGTTTTGCGGGACGGCATGGACAAGAAAAAAGCCGAGTCTCCTCAGCTTTCTTTCATGGCTTCTGCTTGATAATGCTGAACCAGGCCATCGATGATATCATCAATGTGACCTTCCATGGCCTGATCAAGATTATAAAGCGTAAGGTTGATGCGGTGGTCGGTCACTCGCCCCTGCGGGTAATTGTAGGTCCGGATACGTTCCGATCGATCGCCGGAACCAACCTGCGACTTGCGATTATCATCATAGGCCTTTTTCGTCTCATCCTGGGCGGCCTGCAGCAGCCTGGACCTGAGCACTTTGAGTGCTTTGGCCTTGTTCTTGTGCTGCGACTTCTCGTCCTGGCAGATGACGACCAAGCCTGTGGCGAGATGGGTGATGCGGATGGCCGAATCTGTCGTGTTGACCGACTGCCCGCCAGGGCCGGAAGAGCGGAACACATCCACGCGAATATCGTTCGGATCGATCTTCACATCGACCTCTTCCGCTTCCGGCAGGATCGCAACGGTGATGGCCGAAGTATGAATCCGGCCCTGGCTTTCCGTTGCGGGGACGCGCTGTACACGATGCGCGCCCGATTCGTACTTGAGCTTGCTGTAAACGTTGGTACCCGAGACGGAAGCGATAATTTCCTTAAAGCCGCCAGTCCCGGTATCGCTGCTGCTCAAAACTTCCACGCGCCAAGAATGCAACTCCGCGTAGCGGGAATACATCCTGAAAATATCGGCGACAAAGAGAGCTGCTTCTTCACCGCCGGTGCCGGCTCGGATCTCAAGGATGATGTTTTTCTCATCCAAGGGATCTTTGGGGGTCAAAAGCTGTTTGAGCACCTTCTCCTGCTCCCCGATTGCGGCTTTGAGCAGGACGATCTCCGCCTGGGCCATTTCGCAAAGTTCCGGGTCGGAGTCCTTGGCCAGTTCCTGATTTTCAGCCATCTCGCGGAGCAATGTCTTGTACAGCTCAAAAGCCTTGACGATTTCGTCAAGCTCAGCATGCTTCTTGGCGATTTTCCGATAGCGCTCCTGATCCTGAAATATCTCAGGAGTGCTCATCTCGCGCTCAAGTTCGCGGTACTTTGCCGCAAGACTTTCTAATTTATCGACCATTGTGATTGCTGTGCTCGACGAAGGCTAATTATCAGTCAATTATTTTGCCAAGCTGGCGTATTTCTTTCTGAACCTGTCGATACGACCGGCCGAATCGATAAACCGCTGCTCACCAGTAAAAAAGGGATGGCAATGCGAGCAAATTTCAACACTGAGTTCCGCGCCAACAGTGGACTTGGTGGTGAACTCGTATCCGCAGGCACAACGTACCGCGGTTTCATAAACTTTGGGATGCAAATCTTTCTTCATGGGAAACCTCCAGTTTCAAAAGAGAGAGGACAACTAAACCACTCGCAGACGAATGGCAAGTCGAAATTCACGCAACCTGATTTTGGAAAAAAGGGAATTAGGAAAGACCCTTGGATTGATTGATCGAAATATTGAAGGCCACGGAAAAAATATGGTGCATGAAGTCGACGTATTCAACCGCAACATTTTCCGGGACAGAAATTCTGGCTGGCGCGAAATTCACGATGCCCCGCACACCTGCTTCAATCAGATAATTGGCGGCACGCTGGGCTCGTTCGGGAGGTGTGGTGATGATGCCTATTTCAATCTCGAGTTCGCTGACTTTTTCCTTGAGTCGGCGCGAACAGACAACCTCCAGACCGGCGACTTCCTCGCCAATCTTGAAGGGATCACAATCAAAGGCACCCACAAGAATAAACCCTCGGCGCCTGAAAATACCATGCCTGAGTAATGCCCGCCCCAAATTCCCGACTCCGACCAATGCGACATTCCATGTCCGGTCGATACCCAGAGACTGTTTGATGGCGGTCAATAAATCCTGAACATAGTATCCGACGCCTCGCACGCCGAATTCACCAAAATAAGCCAGATCTTTTCGAATCTGCGAAGGGTTCACGCCGCAGGCACGGGCCAGGCCGTCTGAAGAAATGACGGAATCCCCCTCTTGAAGGAGCGTCTCCAGAACTTGTACGTAAACAGCCAATCGCTGAATCGTGGCGCGAGGTATATGGGCGCTTTTCAAAATGACTCCAAACAATAACTTCGTGAGTTATTTCACTAAAATAGCAAAAAAAGAGGGAGGCTGGGCCTCCCCCTTTTTCGATCAGAGTTAGCCAACGAAGGGGTTGGCGAACAGCAGGATCAGGTTAACAACCAGAGCGTAAATGGCCAGAGATTCGATCAGAGCAAGACCGATCAGCATGGTAACAGTGATTTTGCCGGAAGCTTCGGGGTTGCGGGCGGTGCCTTCGCAAGCAGCCTTGACGGCAAGACCCTGGGCGATGCCACAACCAGCAGCGGCGATGGCCATTCCCAAGGAAGCGGCCCAAGCGATGGTGGAGATGACTTCAGGAGCAGCTTCAGCGGCGAATGCGGAAGAAGCGACAGCTACCAGAGCGACAGTGGCCAGTACGGACAGAAAACCTTTACGCATGATTCAAAAACCTCCTAAAACGTATAATGATTAGTGGTCGAAAAGACCATTTCCCCCAAATTAATGCGCTTCTTCGAATGCTCCCTTCAGGTACAGCATGGAGAGCATGAAGAAGACCAAAGCCTGAATGACTTTCAGCAACATGAACAGGAAGTAAATCGGAACGGTGGAAACGACCGGAGCCAGCATGAAGAGCAGCACCAGAACGATTTCCTCACCCTTGATGTTTCCGAAAAGTCGCAAAGAGAGTGAAAGCATGCGAGCGAAATGCCCGATTACCTCAATGGGAAAGATAAGCGGAGCAAGCCACGGCA is a genomic window of Desulfomicrobium baculatum DSM 4028 containing:
- the prmC gene encoding peptide chain release factor N(5)-glutamine methyltransferase, which translates into the protein MPSRKTLLEHWERLLQQSGVDSPRLSAQVLLAHILGMERLDMLLDVGAPVDEPCRLRMDELGVRRMKGEPVAYLVGEKEFYGFTFRVGPGVLIPRPETELILDHLLESLDTNARLQVLDIGTGSGALAVSCANLFPYSCVAAVDISFEALKVACKNALLHDVQDRIVFLQGDLLESLRIDSFDVVLANLPYVPLTTKKTLSREVLCHEPHSALFSGLDGLDCYRALARSLSGAMKPGALLLCEIDHSQGLAVIDLFSGIAQNVRILKDYAGLDRLAIVVF
- the tuf gene encoding elongation factor Tu, with the translated sequence MAKQKFERKKPHVNIGTIGHIDHGKTTLTAAITKIASLKGGGSFVAFDEIDKAPEEKERGITIATAHVEYETANRHYAHVDCPGHADYIKNMITGAAQMDGAIIVVAATDGPMPQTREHILLARQVGVPYVVVFLNKVDLVDDEELIELVDMEVRELLSKYEFPGDDVPVIRGSALKALESDTADSEDAKCILELLDACDSYIPAPIRETDKPFLMPIEDVFSISGRGTVVTGRVERGIVRVGEEVEIVGITDTRKTTCTGVEMFRKLLDEGQAGDNIGALLRGVKRDDVERGQVLAKPGSITPHTKFSAEVYVLSKEEGGRHTPFFSGYRPQFYFRTTDITGVVTLDEGIEMIMPGDNTTFHVHLINPIAMEKGLRFAIREGGRTVGAGVVSEIVE
- the rpmE gene encoding 50S ribosomal protein L31, encoding MKKDLHPKVYETAVRCACGYEFTTKSTVGAELSVEICSHCHPFFTGEQRFIDSAGRIDRFRKKYASLAK
- the prfA gene encoding peptide chain release factor 1, translated to MVDKLESLAAKYRELEREMSTPEIFQDQERYRKIAKKHAELDEIVKAFELYKTLLREMAENQELAKDSDPELCEMAQAEIVLLKAAIGEQEKVLKQLLTPKDPLDEKNIILEIRAGTGGEEAALFVADIFRMYSRYAELHSWRVEVLSSSDTGTGGFKEIIASVSGTNVYSKLKYESGAHRVQRVPATESQGRIHTSAITVAILPEAEEVDVKIDPNDIRVDVFRSSGPGGQSVNTTDSAIRITHLATGLVVICQDEKSQHKNKAKALKVLRSRLLQAAQDETKKAYDDNRKSQVGSGDRSERIRTYNYPQGRVTDHRINLTLYNLDQAMEGHIDDIIDGLVQHYQAEAMKES
- a CDS encoding redox-sensing transcriptional repressor Rex, with product MKSAHIPRATIQRLAVYVQVLETLLQEGDSVISSDGLARACGVNPSQIRKDLAYFGEFGVRGVGYYVQDLLTAIKQSLGIDRTWNVALVGVGNLGRALLRHGIFRRRGFILVGAFDCDPFKIGEEVAGLEVVCSRRLKEKVSELEIEIGIITTPPERAQRAANYLIEAGVRGIVNFAPARISVPENVAVEYVDFMHHIFSVAFNISINQSKGLS
- the atpE gene encoding ATP synthase F0 subunit C → MRKGFLSVLATVALVAVASSAFAAEAAPEVISTIAWAASLGMAIAAAGCGIAQGLAVKAACEGTARNPEASGKITVTMLIGLALIESLAIYALVVNLILLFANPFVG
- the lpxC gene encoding UDP-3-O-acyl-N-acetylglucosamine deacetylase; this translates as MKQTTLRKEVRCSGVGLHSGQKVEMVLKPAPADTGVIFSLLTKSGRQVVVPEPGRVVGTGLATTLGTERAKVSTVEHLLAALVGLEIDNVLVEVDGEEIPILDGSASVYVYLINSAGIRVLDRPREIARIKRSLVFEQEGKRVVAKPYNGLKIDYRISFPHPQIGTQNFCFESTPLTFSHRIARARTFGFMKDVEWLQKNGLALGGSLENAVVFDDYGVVNPEGLRFADEMVRHKILDFMGDIAVGSHRLWGHFEVSCSGHDFNNKFMRYIFDNQSEYLDFVALEEPASVSSCPDPVLLPAGVPAWA